TTCGCTTTGCTTTAATTTTTGTATACTCTTCATGAAATACAAGCGGCACAAATGTTTTAAAACCTGAGGTTGTATCTTGCAACGTGCGTATGTGACGTAAATGGTCAACAATGTCAGCTGGCTTTTCAATATGGTTAAAAAGCATGGTTGCATTGGTTTTAATGCCGTTTCGGTGCGCAATAGCCATTACTTCAAGCCATCGCTGGCCACTTATTTTTTTTGGGGCGATAGTTTGCCGAATTTCAGGCGCAAATATCTCAGCACCTCCACCTGGGATTGATCCAAGCCCTGCATTTTTGAAGCGAGTAAAAAGCTCATCCAATGGTATAGTGAACTTCTTTGAAAGATAATCATATTCCACAGCAGTGAAGGCAACAATGTGAATAGTGGGATTTATTGCTTTAATGGTTTTGAGCATGTCTTCATAGTATGAAAATGGCAAATCAGGATGAAGTCCACCAACGATGTGCACTTCATCAATATCTCCAGCCTGTGTTATCTTTGCGGCTATATCATCAAGGGATAGCACATAGGCATCGGCATCGTGTTTATCGCGGGAAAATGCACATAACGGGCATCGCAGCATGCATACATTGGTATAGTTCAGGTTCATATTTACGCCATAGTAGACTACATTGCCATGGAGCTTCTGCTTTACGTTATGGGCAATGGAACAAAGTCCCATAATGTCATTGGTTGAAAGCATGGCAAGGGCATCATCATCAGTGACGTGAATACCCGCTTCAACTTTTTTTGCAATTGCTTCAAGGTTACTATCGGTTAGTATCTTCATTGTTCCATCGTTTGTACAGAGTGTGTTCAATATGTAACAGGTCCAGTACCCTGCCAACAACAAAATTAATAACATCTTCGATAGTTTTGGGGAAATTATAAAATGCCGGGACAGGCATTACCACGCTAGCTCCATTGAGTGTTAATGTGTGCAAATTATGCAGGTGTATTGCACTCATTGGTGTTTCGCGGGGCACAACGATTAGCGTGCGCTTTTCTTTTAGTGCAATATCGCACACACGGTGGACAAGAGTATCAGCATATCCACTAGCGATAGCGGCCACGGTCTTCATTGATGCAGGAATGACCACTGCAGCATCAAATGGATTGCTGCCGCTTGCAATTGGTGTAAAAAAATCATCAGGTGTATATTCTTTTAGATTATGCAGCAATTGAATATCGATACTGCGCTGTAGCAGAATATCTTTTACTGTGTGGACGTTAGTTTGTAACTCATACTGAATAACAGGCCAACCACTTTTTGAAACAATACATGCAACTTCTTTGTTTTTCTGTAACAGCTCTTCTATCAGGCGTATTCCCATGATAGCACCGCTTGCTCCTGTTATGCATACAATTATCATGCGATTAATTGTATCACAATGCGTCAATTCCTTCTAAAGTTATTTTTAACATCACACTATAGTACGCAGTCGTTTAAAAGCTTGAGTGCCTGCGATTGTTGATTAATAATTTTCTTTATTTTATCTTTTGCAGGATTTAGCCTTTGTGCCGCTACAGGTGTTATTGGTAGTACTGATTCTTGATCGATGGTTACGACGCAAGGAAAAATGAAAATGCTTAAAAAACATTGATGCGTTTATGTTTGATATCACTCCTAAACCTGTTGATTTAACAGGATTAAAAGATTTTTCATACTCACACCGCAACACCATGGTACGGCTTTTGGAAAATCCCAATCTTTTAGAACATGATATGTTTACTGATCTTCTATGGGCAGTATTTCACCTGACTGAAGAATTGCTTTTTTAGGCCTGACTTCAATACACTGACTCAGACTGATATTGCACATCTTAAAGGGGATATTTGTGCGCACGTTTAAACCGCTGTGTAGTGAATGGCTTTCATATATGTAGCATCTGCAAAAGGATTACCCATATCTATTTTCACGTGCATTACACAGAAATCCTTTTAATAAGGATTCTTCAGTTGTTGTTGTATAAAATCAAATTTACAGCTTATTTTTACCTGATAACGGCATCAATATCAAAAACACTGCATACAGCGGCCAGGTGAAGAAATAAAATATATCAGGATTTGCCCCATACCGTACATTGTAAAATATACCTATGACATCCATAACAAAATAGCTTGTGGTTGCAGCGGGTATCATCCAGCGAGCATGCTCAGGAAAATGCTTAGAGCGTTGTACAAGCCATCCCGACCACGCAAAAGGCACCAGCAATAGTGCATATGCAATTGATATTCCCAAAATAGTATAACGCTCTAACAGATCCAATAGATATATGATGATACTAAATGCTACCGCATATAGTGCTATCAGGATACCAAT
This genomic stretch from Spirochaetota bacterium harbors:
- a CDS encoding CofH family radical SAM protein, which translates into the protein MKILTDSNLEAIAKKVEAGIHVTDDDALAMLSTNDIMGLCSIAHNVKQKLHGNVVYYGVNMNLNYTNVCMLRCPLCAFSRDKHDADAYVLSLDDIAAKITQAGDIDEVHIVGGLHPDLPFSYYEDMLKTIKAINPTIHIVAFTAVEYDYLSKKFTIPLDELFTRFKNAGLGSIPGGGAEIFAPEIRQTIAPKKISGQRWLEVMAIAHRNGIKTNATMLFNHIEKPADIVDHLRHIRTLQDTTSGFKTFVPLVFHEEYTKIKAKRKEPTGYDIIRIYATARVYLHNVPHIKALWMYVGEKLAQVLLQCGVDDIGATYYDEKVVHSAGAKTPAWGSEPFLQHLIRDAGFTPLRVNASYVPTR
- a CDS encoding UbiX family flavin prenyltransferase, which translates into the protein MIIVCITGASGAIMGIRLIEELLQKNKEVACIVSKSGWPVIQYELQTNVHTVKDILLQRSIDIQLLHNLKEYTPDDFFTPIASGSNPFDAAVVIPASMKTVAAIASGYADTLVHRVCDIALKEKRTLIVVPRETPMSAIHLHNLHTLTLNGASVVMPVPAFYNFPKTIEDVINFVVGRVLDLLHIEHTLYKRWNNEDTNR